The Sphingorhabdus lutea genome segment TAACATAGGGGCAATTTGCCTTTATTGCCGCATGAACCGCGTCGATAAATGACTGGCCAACCGACATGCCCATTGATCCGCCCATAAAGGCAAAATCCTGAACGCTTATCACCACATCCTGCCCATCAATTGTGCCCTTGGCAGAGGTCATAGCATCATCGGCATCGGTTTGATGTTTCGCGGCTTTTAATCGGTCCACATATTTTTTGGTGTCTTTAAATTTTAAGGGATCAAGCGCCACGACAGGCGGCTTAATCAATGTCCAATTTGTATCATCAAAAATGGCGGCAAAACGTTCCGCTGCGCCAATGCGGCCATGATGGTCACATTTGGGGCAAACTGATTGATTTTCGACAAATTCTTTTAAAAATATCATCGAGGAGCATTTTTTGCATTTATGCCATAATGTATCGGCGGTTTCCCTCTTGGTAATAAAAGGCATTGAATTGCGAACTTTATCAATCCAGCTCATGGCTTTACTTCCTTGATATTTTTATTGCTTGGGCAAGTGATGCCACATATTCTTGAACAGCGCTAGGCGCATTGCGTCCATGCTGGGCGACAATATCAACAATCGCGCTGCCTACAACCACGCCATCGGCAACTTGGGCGATATTGGCGGCCTGTTCTGGGGTGCGGACGCCAAACCCCACGGCAACCGGCAAATCTGTTCCTGATTTTAACCGCGCAACCGCTTCCTCAATGCTGGCCTGCGCCGCCTGTTGCATGCCGGTAATGCCGGCCACGCTGACATAATATAAAAAACCGCTGGCATTATTTAAAATATTAGGCAGGCGTTTTATATCAGTTGTGGGCGTGGCAAGGCGGATGACGGCGATATTTTGGGCGCGTAATGCATCGCCCAAGCTGTCATCCTCCTCCACCGGAATATCAACACAAATAACACCGTCAACGCCGCTTTTTACACATGCATTGGCGAACCATTCAGGCCCCCTGATGGTCATGGGGTTGGCATATCCCATCAGGATGAGGGGGATGGATGGATGGCGGGCGCGAAAATCGGCCGCAATTTGCAAAACATCGGCTGTTTTTGTGCCTGCGGCAAGGCTGCGAATATTTGCGGCCTGAATCGCGGGACCATCGGCCATTGGGTCGGTAAAGGGCATCCCCAATTCGATTATATCTGCGCCGCCTGCGACTAAGGCGTCAAGTATGGCCGGCGTGTCGGCCACCGAAGGATCACCAGCTGTTATGAAGGTGATGAGCGCGGCTCTATCATTTGGAAATGAATTTGAAAGACGGGTCATATTTTTGTCCCCAATGCCTCAGCCACGGTGAAAATATCCTTGTCCCCACGGCCACATAAATTGGCAAGAATGATTTTATCCTTGTCCATTTTTACCGCTTCACGCGCAACCGCGGCTATGGCGTGGCTTGGCTCTAATGCAGGGATTATCCCTTCTGTCCGGCAAAGCAATTGAAACGCATCCAAAGCCTCTTTATCAGTGACGCTGTCATAACGCACACGGCCGCTTTCTTTTAACCAGCTATGCTCTGGCCCAATTCCTGGATAATCCAAACCCGCGCTTATTGAATGAGCTTCGGCTATTTGGCCATCATCATCCTGTAATAAATAGGTTTTATTGCCATGTAATATGCCGGGTTTTCCGCCCGCAAGGCTGGCGGCATGTTGTTTGTCAAGCCCGTGGCCTGCGGCCTCAATGCCCAACATGTCAACATCCTTATCATCCAAAAAAGGGTGGAATAGACCAATGGCATTGCTGCCTCCGCCAATTGCCGCGACCAATAAATCGGGCAGGCGGTTAATACGCGATAGCATTTGGGCGCGGGCTTCTTTGCCAATCACGCTTTGAAAATCGCGCACCAATTCGGGATAGGGATGCGGGCCAGCTGCTGTGCCGATAATGTAAAAAGTATCATGAACATGGGCGACCCAATGGCGCAAAGCCTCATTCATTGCATCTTTTAATGTTGCCGCGCCAGATGTAACGGGAACAACCTCTGCCCCCAATAATTTCATGCGGAAAACATTTGGTTGCTGGCGGGAAACATCTGTTGCGCCCATGAAAATGGTGCAGGGTAGGCCAAATCTTGCGCAAACGGTGGCGGTGGCCACGCCATGTTGTCCTGCGCCGGTTTCAGCAATGATACGGGTTTTCCCCATGCGCATGGCCAATAAAATCTGCCCCACACAATTATTTATTTTATGGGCGCCAGTATGGTTTAATTCGTCACGTTTGAACCAGATTTGTGCGCCTTTGCCCGTGGGGGCGTCCATACGCAATGCTTCGGTTAATCCTTCTGCATAATAAAGCGGGGAAGGGCGGCCTACATAATTGGCCAGCAAATCATCAAATTGCGCCGCAAATGCAGGGTCGGATTGTGCCGCGCGATATTCGCGTTCCAAATCAAGGATAAGCGGCATGAGCGTTTCGGCAACATAACGTCCACCAAATTGACCAAAATGGCCACGTTCATCGGGTTGGTTTTTAAAACTATTTGGAGTTGTCTCAGTCACTATTTTGCTCTTTATCAAATGAATGAACCGCTTGGCAGAACTGTCTTATCTTGTCCATATCCTTCTTGCCCGGTTCGCTTTCCACGCCAGAGGATATATCAACCATTGGGGCATTGGTTTGCATCAGGGCAGTAATGATATTATCCAAATTTAAACCTCCGGCAAGCGCCCAAGGGATTTGATGGTCGAAGCCCGAAATTAAGCCCCAATCAAAACTTGTGCCTGTTCCGCCAGGTAAAGCGACGGCAGGGGCATCATATAAAATCCTGTCCACCGCATCATCATAATCCAAGCTGCGCTGTAATGTTTGTGGTCCTTGCACGCCCAATGCCTTCCACAACTCCGCAGGAATGGCTTTATGCACCAATGCCAACCATTCGGGGGTTTCCGTGCCATGAAATTGGATTATATCTGGTTGTATTTGTTGATAGGCCTCTGCTGTTAAACGTGGGTCGGCATTGACCAATAATAAGACGGTTTTTATGCGACCCGCGGCATATTGGCGAAGCTGCGCCGCGCGTGGTAAATCAACATGGCGGGGGCTTTTTTCAAAATGGACAAGGCCAATATGGCTCGCCCCCGCGTCAATAGCAACATCGATGCTTTCTTCGGTCGAAAGACCGCAAATTTTAATCAATCTAGACATATTTGGATTTATAAACTTCCCACAATGGCCCGTGCGGCTTCGTCGGGATTTTCTGCCGCGCTAATCGGGCGGCCAATGACCAGAATGGATGCGCCATCATCGCGAGCCTGTCTTGGCGTTACAATTCGTTTTTGGTCGCCAACCGCGCTTCCTGCAGGGCGCAGGCCCGGCACAACAAAAAATCCATCCTTCCATCTTTGATGGGCGGTCTTTACCTCTTGGCCTGAACAAACAATGCCGTCCAGCCCTGCCTCACTTGCCAAATCGGCAAGGCGGCGAACCTGATCATGTGGATTATCCTCTACACCAACACGGTTTAGGTCATGGTCATCCATGCTGGTCAATACGGTGACACCCACAACCTTTATATTTGAACCCGCTGCGGCCTTTGCATCTTCCATCATTGCGCGGCCACCCGATGCATGAACGGTTAATATTGCCGCGGACAACATATTTAATGATTGCACTGCCTTTGCCACCGTATTGGGAATATCATGCAATTTTAAATCAAGGAAAATAGGCAGACCAATTTTGCCCATTTCATGAACACCATGATGGCCATTGGCACAAAAAAATTCCAACCCCAATTTTATCCCGCCAATATGGTTTTTTGCCGAATTGGCCAATGCCTGTGCATTGTCAAGATAGGGTGTATCAATGGCCAGATAAATGGGGTTAGACATAATAAACCTTCATCAATATTTTGAGTATGAATATTTTGGTATAAATATTTCGGCATTATCAAATGGGGAAAGACTCGGCCCTTCACCTTATGACAATAGGCCATTTTGCTGATAAAGTTAAGCAGACTGTTTCAAAACCAAATCAGCCGCCAATTTTACGCCGCAAAAACATGTTTATTTTCCAAAAACACGGGCAAAAATGGTGTCCACATGTTTGAAATGATAATCAAGGTTGAACCGTTCTGCGATTTCTTCCGCGCTCATCTTTGCGCTGACATCAGCGTCATTTTGCAATAATGATAATAGGGATAGCTGGCCATCGGATTCCCAAACCTTCATCGCATTACGCTGCACAATGCGATATGCGTCTTCGCGGCTAATCCCAGCTTGGGTAAGGGCAAGTAAAACGCGCTGCGAATGGACAAGCCCGCCCATACGGTCCAAATTCTTTTGCATTCTTTCGGGATAGATAAGCAGCTTTTCAATAACACCGGTTAAACGTGCCAAGGCAAAGTCCAAAGTTATGGTGGCATCAGGTCCGATATAGCGTTCGACCGAGCTGTGCGAAATATCGCGTTCATGCCACAAAGCTACATTTTCCATCGCTGGCAAACAATAGCTGCGGACCATACGGGCAAGGCCGGTCAGATTTTCGGTCAAAATGGGGTTGCGTTTATGCGGCATCGCGCTTGAACCTTTTTGTCCGGGGGAGAAATATTCTTCTGCTTCCAATACCTCGGTGCGTTGTAAATGGCGCACCTCGGTGGCCAATCGTTCAATCGAAGATGCAATAATGGCCAAGGCTGCAAAATAAGCGGCATGACGGTCACGCGGGATTACCTGTGTTGAGACAGGCTCAATGTCCAATCCCATTTTTTCGGCTACATAAGCCTCAACCCGTGGGTCAATATTGGCAAAAGTGCCCACCGCGCCAGAAATGGCGCAGGTTGCAATTTCTTTGCGTGCGGCGATAAGGCGCTCTTTCCCGCGTGCAAATTCGGCATATGCTTGGGCTAATTTTAGGCCAAATGTCACGGGTTCAGCATGAATACCGTGGCTGCGTCCGATTGTAGGGGTATATTTATGTTCCTCGGCCCGTTTTTTGATACTGGCGAGCAATTTGTCCATATCATCCAATAATATATCGGTGGCCCGCACAAGCTGCACGGAAAGGCAGGTGTCCAACACATCGCTGCTGGTCATGCCTTGATGCATGAAACGGGCCTCATCGCCCACATGTTCGGCAACATTGGTAAGGAATGCGATGACATCATGCTTCACCTCTGCCTCAATGGCATCGATACGTTCCACCTCAAACTTGCCGCGCTCCCAAATGGCCTTTGCTGCAGCCTTCGGAACGACACCCAAATCGGCCAAGGCATCGGTTGCATGCGCCTCAATTTCGAACCAGATTTGAAATTTTGATTCAGGCTCCCAAATTGCGGACATTTCGGGACGGGAATAGCGTGGGACCATGACTGTTTCCAATTCTGATAAATTTTATGATGTTGAAAAGCCGCTAGCAGATGCGGGCACGTATAAAAAGAGGTTAGATAGAGAAAATTTTGCCTATTTCTAAATTAAGCCAGCAGATTTCATGCTGAAATGGCCCTTGCTGCTAATGATAATATGATCATGAACAGCAATGCCCAATTTTTGCCCAGCAATGATGATATCTTTGGTAATATTTATATCTTGTTTTGATGGGCTAAAATCCCCGCTGGGATGGTTATGAACAATGATAATTGCCGCCGCGCTCAGCTCAATGGCCTTGCGAATAACTTCTCTGGTATAAATGGCGGCTTGGTCAATACTGCCATCGCCGGTCATTTCATCGCGGATGAGCATATTTTTGGTGTTCAGATATAATATCCGTACCCGCTCCACTTCCAAATGCGCCATATCAGCGCGCAGATAATCCAATACGGATTGCCAGCTTGCCAGAACGGGCCGGGTCTTTAACGGTTCTTTTAATAAACGAAGGGCCGCCGCCTGCACAATTTTCAATGCGGCAGTGCTGGTTTCTCCCATGCCCTGATATGCCATTAACTTATCGCTATTTGCGGTTAATAATCCTGTTAAGCCGCCAAAATCATATAATAATGATTTCGCCAGCGCCTTGGTGTCGCGGCGCGGAATGGCAAGGGCCAGCAGATATTCAATCAATTCATAATCTTGTAATGCATTCCCTCCATTTTCTAGCAATCTTGTCCGCAATCTTTGCCTATGTCCCTGTCCATTGTGCGATGCGCTTTTATTTATATTATTTGCTTTTACCTCCTCCTTTGCAGGGGCATTTTCTTTTATTGGAGGATTAAGCACATCATTTGTCATGGAAAAATAAGCTCCTATAATTTCTTACTCTTATAAATTGAATAAAATATATCCAGTTACAAGCAGATAATTTTATGTCGCCAATAAACTCAATTTACAGCAATATTTATACATTTGGGCAATAATCAATTGCAACTTTGTCCAAAATCCAGCATTTTGAACAATATGGCCGATCAAAAATTTATTCCCAATAAAATAAAGAGAAAAAAGCGGCGCTTAATATATTTAGGAGCGGCATTGCTAACCGGCAGTTTGGTTAGCTATGCTTGGACCCAGCGGATTAACATTACCAATCATTATGTGCAAAAAGAGATGGAGCGATTGGATGTTAAGGGCAGTTATGAAATTGGTGATTTTGGATTTCGTTCTCAAACCATTAAAAATATTATTTTGGGCGACCCCAATCGGCCGGATTTTACGGCAAAAGAAGTGCAGCTTGAATGGGCGATAGATTTTGGCGGCCCTAAATTACGTAAAATATATGCCCATGATATTTTTATTCGCGGCAAATATGAAAATGAAAAGCTTAGCTTTGGTGAATTGGACAAATTTTCGGCCAGCAGCAGTGATGAGGCATTTGCCTTGCCCAACATATATGCCCACATCACAAATGGTAAAATGGCGCTGTCATCACCCTATGGCAATGTTGATGCAAAATTTTCGGGCAAGGGAAATGTGCAGCAATATTTTGTGGGACAGATTTCGGCCCATTTACCCAAGGGACAGGTAAATGGATGCACCATCGGATCGCTTCGGTTAAACTCACAAATTGAATTACAACAATCCGCGCCGATATTAAACGGACCCATAAAAATTGCCTCAATAAACTGTGCTACGCAAAATATATTGCTTTCCAATATCGTCTTAAATGGACAGACGTCATTGTCCAATGATTTTAAAAGCATAAAGGTGGACCAGAAACTCGCCCTTGGCACATATAAATATGGTGATTTTTCGGGCCGAAATGTGGATGGCCGATTTGATGGTAATGTAAGTTTAAACGGCGGCACATCGGCCGGCGATGGAAATATTATCATCAATGGGGGCAGTTTTTCGGGGCAGGGGGTGCAAATTGCCATGCTGTCGGCCAATGCAGCGGTTAAATATTCTAATAATGATAATCGCTGGCAATTGGTCAGTAATGGCAAAATGGCAGGTCAAAATATAAATTATCAAAATATTGCTGGGATTGCATCTCCATTGCAAAAAATGGGGAAAGAGGGAGCTTTGCCTGTTTCTCCATTATTGGAAAAATTGGGCGGCGCGATTGAAAAAGCAGGCAGAAATTTTCAGGCAAATAGCAAATTTTCCATGGAAATAGATGGCAATAATTACCAAATATATGCTGAGGATTTTAAATTATCGTCGAAAAGCGGCGCGACATTATATGCATTACATCCTTTTTCAATTGGCGCTGCGGATGGCAAAGATAATATCTCGCCTATCAGGGCGCGGCTATATGGCGGCGGGCTTCCCGAATTTAGGATAGCTGCACAAGCAAATGGCGGCAATTCTTGGCGCATTACCGCGGATATGATGCCATATCAACATGGGGAGGCGTCGCTTTCGCTTGATCGGATAAGCGCAAAATCAATAAATGGTAAGGATTGGACCTTTGCATCGCAAATTCTGTTATCTGGGCCATTATCATCGGGATATATTAAGGATTTGCGAACAGAAATTGACGGCACATATTCGCAAAAATATGGACTATCGGCCCTGAAATCTTGCCGCAAAATTGCCTTTAAATCATTTATATTTGACGCGCTTTCATTAAATGCGGCGCAGTTTAATATATGTGGGCAGGGTAAAACGCCCATTTATAATAATGGCAATATTGCGCTTAACATGCCTGCTTTGTCGCTGTCGGGTAAAATGGGGGATGCGCCGATTAAGCTGCAATCTGGACCAGTAAATTATTCGGCAGTTTCCGGCTTTGCTTTAAATAATATCATGGCAAGCATTGGCGAAGACGGTGCAAAATCACAAATTAACGCGGCAAGTTTAACGGGCCAAATAAATATTGATGGCATATATGGGCGGATGGAAAATGCCGCTGCAAATATTGTTAATGTGCCATTGGATATGCAGGAAATTATGGCTGATTGGCAGTTTAAGAATAATATTTTATCCTTAAATGGTCAAATGCTGGTCAAGGATCAATCAAATCAGGCCCGTTTTAAACCATTAAAAGCAACCAACATAAATGCAGAGTTAAACGATAATATATTTTATGCCTTAATGGATATAAATGAGCCAAGCACAAATATTAAAATTGCCGATGTTGATTTAATGCATTCGCTTTCAAATGCAGATGGGCGTGCTCTTTTTTCATTAAATGACATTAAATTTGACGATAAATTTCAACCTGAATTATTAACGGACATGGTGTTGGGCGTGGTGGCAAATGTTAATGGCGTGGTAGAGGGCAATGGACAGATAAATTGGAATAGTGACGGGGTTTTAAGCAATGGCAGGTTTAAGACCGATAATATGTCACTTGCCGCTGCATTTGGCCCTGTTGAGGCGCTGCAGGGGGAGGTTATTTTTGATGATCTGTTGAATTTAGAGAGCAGGCCAGGGCAGATATTAAAATTGGGTTCGGTTAATCCGGGTATAGAGGCGTTGAACGGGTTGATAAAATATCAATTAAAGGCCGATCAAACGGTGGTAATAGAGGGCGGATCATGGCCATTTGCTGGCGGCACATTAATTTTAGAGCCGACCGTGTGGGATTTGAGCGCAAAGAGGGCAAGACATTTAAATTTCACCGTTCGCGGGGTAGATGCAGCATTATTTTTACAGCAATTTGAATTAAGTAATCTTTCCGCAACGGGTAAGTTTAACGGCAATTTACCAATGGTTTTTGATGCCAGTGGCGGGCGCATTGTTGGTGGACAGTTGGAATCTGATGAAAATGGCGGCACTATCGCTTATTTGGGGGCATTAAGTTATGAGGATTTAAGCCCCTATGCCAATTATGCTTTTGAAATGTTAAAGTCATTAAAATATGATAATTTGACAATTGGTATGAACGGAGATTTGGCTGGTGAAATTATTACGGTGGTGAATTTTACGGGCTTAAAACAGGGCGATGGCGCAAAAACAAATTTCATCACCCGGCAAATTGCAAAGATACCGATTATCTTCAAAATGAGGATAGAGGCGGAGTTCCTACAATTATTTAGCTCTGTTCGGGGATTTTATGATCCAGAGCCGCTAACCGCCGCGAATATGAGAGCTATTTTGGAGAAGCAAAAAGAATTAGAAGAAATTGAAAAGGCAAAAGAGGGTGAAGAAAAAAATGAACAGTCGGTTCAGCAAAATGAAAGCGGGGATGGGTTATGAATAAATTTGTAAGAAAAGGGCGGATGCGCGATTCGGTTTTAAGGAATGTGAAAATTACCTTTTTATCAATTTCGCTACTCTCTTTAACCAATTGTGTTCAAATCGCCGCGCCGGATAAACCCATTGTGATCGAATTGAACATAAAAATTGAACAAAGTGTGGTGTTAAGAATTGATGGCGCAGTTAAACAAGCCATTGAAGAAAATGCAGGGATTTTTTAAAATGCGTAAATTAGGAACTATTATTTCAGCTTTTGCCCTTTTGGCGACTAGCTCAATTGCCGTTGCACAGCGTGATCCCGCCTATCAATCGGCGCGCGATTCCCAAATAATTGGTGAAAAAATGGATGGCTATCTTGGCTTTGTGTCAAATCCCAGCCCGTCGGTGAAGGCTTTGGTTGATGATTTGAACATTAAGCGTAAGGCAGTTTACACCGAAGAGGCAAAGCAAGGGCGCACATCGGTTGAAAATGCTGCTTTTGCTGGCGGTTGTAATAATATTAAACGCACACAGCAGGGCGAAATGTATCAAGGCCCGGATGGAAGCTGGAAAGTGCGCGGGGCTTCTGCGCCGCTGCTTGATTCGAAATGTGTGCAATAATCTATGCTTCTGTCATGTCAATTTAGGCATGAAGTTAAATCTGTGATATGGGCGGCCCTTTAAAAGGCCGCCTTTTTGCTATAAAAGCTCTATAAAAATTCATGGATATAAATAAGTTGTTCGCCGATGCAGCATGGATGTTGACTTGCGCGGCATGCTCACCTAAACGGGCCGCGCCTTGGCGGGTTTAATGTCGATATAAAGGCGCACTAAATAGTCTTTTGACAGATGGAGCGAAATTATGCCGAAATTGGATTCGTCACCGGACACTGAAAATGATGATGCTAAGATTGAAGCGTTAAAAAAACGCATCGCAGCGGCGGATCAACAGGAAAGTGAACGGACAGCAAAAGGTCGGCCTGTGGTGGATGAAAATTACCACAAGGGCAATAGGGTGCTGGCTGACTTAATTGCTGGAATTGGCGGTGGTGCGTTAATAGGCTGGTTTTTGGACCGGTTTTTTGCTACCTCGCCTTGGCTGATGTTGGTGTTTCTCTTTATGGGGATAATTGTCGCCTTCAGAAATATTATAAAGAATAGCGGGAATATAGGGCAATAATGCTCTTTCCCTTATAATTAGCGGGGTTCGTTACGTGGCTGGCGAAGAAGGTAAAGTAGATCCAATGCACCAATTTGAGGTGCAAACTATTTTTGACGGTTTCACTGTTGCAGGACATCAAATTGCGGTTACGAATAGCGCGATTTGGATGATCGCTACATTTGTCGCAATTTGGGTTTTCATGCTGGGCGGTATGAAGCGCGATTTGGTGCCTGGCCGTTGGCAGGTCATGGTTGAGAGCTTTACGGGCTTTATCGATAATATGATGGTCGCCAATATCGGCGAAGCAGGGCGTAAATATGCGCCTTATATCTTCTCGCTCTTTATGTTCATATTATTTGCCAACCTATTGGGATTATTGCCATTTGGAGTGGTTGGCGTTCATCCGTTTACAATTACTAGCCATTTGACAGTGACCGCCGTTTTGGCCGTGATTAGCTTTTTAATCGTGCTGATTGTTGGTTTTTGGAAGCATAAACTGCATTTCTTTTCTTTATTCGTGCCAGAGGGTGCGCCATTGCCAATGGTGTTATTCCTTTTCCCGATTGAATTATTTTCATTTGCGGTTCGTCCTTTCAGCTTAGCATTGCGTTTGTTCGTTGCGATGACCGCAGGGCATATTTTGTTAAAGGTTTTGGCCGGATTTATTATCAGCAGTACCAATGCTGGCGCCGAATATGGTGTGTTGGTTGGTATTCCATCTTTACTCTTGATGGTTGGTATCAGCGCTCTTGAGCTGCTGGTTGCTGCAATTCAAGCATATGTTTTTGCATTATTAACATCTTTATATATTAATGATGCGGAAAATCTTCACTAAATATCATATTTTTAACTAAGGAGTTTTAATCATGGACGCAGAAGCAGCAAAGCTATTAGGTGCCGGTTTCGCAGCAATTGGTGCGGGTATTGCCGCATTGGGTGTGGGTAATATTTTTGGCAGTTTCTTGGAAGGCGCATTGCGTAACCCATCAGCAGCAGACAGCCAACAAGGTCGTTTGTTCATTGGTTTTGCGGCGGCGGAACTTTTGGGTCTGTTGGCATTTGTTGTCGCAGT includes the following:
- the radC gene encoding RadC family protein, which produces MTNDVLNPPIKENAPAKEEVKANNINKSASHNGQGHRQRLRTRLLENGGNALQDYELIEYLLALAIPRRDTKALAKSLLYDFGGLTGLLTANSDKLMAYQGMGETSTAALKIVQAAALRLLKEPLKTRPVLASWQSVLDYLRADMAHLEVERVRILYLNTKNMLIRDEMTGDGSIDQAAIYTREVIRKAIELSAAAIIIVHNHPSGDFSPSKQDINITKDIIIAGQKLGIAVHDHIIISSKGHFSMKSAGLI
- the trpA gene encoding tryptophan synthase subunit alpha, coding for MTRLSNSFPNDRAALITFITAGDPSVADTPAILDALVAGGADIIELGMPFTDPMADGPAIQAANIRSLAAGTKTADVLQIAADFRARHPSIPLILMGYANPMTIRGPEWFANACVKSGVDGVICVDIPVEEDDSLGDALRAQNIAVIRLATPTTDIKRLPNILNNASGFLYYVSVAGITGMQQAAQASIEEAVARLKSGTDLPVAVGFGVRTPEQAANIAQVADGVVVGSAIVDIVAQHGRNAPSAVQEYVASLAQAIKISRK
- a CDS encoding phosphoribosylanthranilate isomerase, coding for MSRLIKICGLSTEESIDVAIDAGASHIGLVHFEKSPRHVDLPRAAQLRQYAAGRIKTVLLLVNADPRLTAEAYQQIQPDIIQFHGTETPEWLALVHKAIPAELWKALGVQGPQTLQRSLDYDDAVDRILYDAPAVALPGGTGTSFDWGLISGFDHQIPWALAGGLNLDNIITALMQTNAPMVDISSGVESEPGKKDMDKIRQFCQAVHSFDKEQNSD
- a CDS encoding YdbL family protein, with the translated sequence MRKLGTIISAFALLATSSIAVAQRDPAYQSARDSQIIGEKMDGYLGFVSNPSPSVKALVDDLNIKRKAVYTEEAKQGRTSVENAAFAGGCNNIKRTQQGEMYQGPDGSWKVRGASAPLLDSKCVQ
- a CDS encoding AtpZ/AtpI family protein, which produces MPKLDSSPDTENDDAKIEALKKRIAAADQQESERTAKGRPVVDENYHKGNRVLADLIAGIGGGALIGWFLDRFFATSPWLMLVFLFMGIIVAFRNIIKNSGNIGQ
- a CDS encoding intermembrane phospholipid transport protein YdbH family protein; protein product: MGNNQLQLCPKSSILNNMADQKFIPNKIKRKKRRLIYLGAALLTGSLVSYAWTQRINITNHYVQKEMERLDVKGSYEIGDFGFRSQTIKNIILGDPNRPDFTAKEVQLEWAIDFGGPKLRKIYAHDIFIRGKYENEKLSFGELDKFSASSSDEAFALPNIYAHITNGKMALSSPYGNVDAKFSGKGNVQQYFVGQISAHLPKGQVNGCTIGSLRLNSQIELQQSAPILNGPIKIASINCATQNILLSNIVLNGQTSLSNDFKSIKVDQKLALGTYKYGDFSGRNVDGRFDGNVSLNGGTSAGDGNIIINGGSFSGQGVQIAMLSANAAVKYSNNDNRWQLVSNGKMAGQNINYQNIAGIASPLQKMGKEGALPVSPLLEKLGGAIEKAGRNFQANSKFSMEIDGNNYQIYAEDFKLSSKSGATLYALHPFSIGAADGKDNISPIRARLYGGGLPEFRIAAQANGGNSWRITADMMPYQHGEASLSLDRISAKSINGKDWTFASQILLSGPLSSGYIKDLRTEIDGTYSQKYGLSALKSCRKIAFKSFIFDALSLNAAQFNICGQGKTPIYNNGNIALNMPALSLSGKMGDAPIKLQSGPVNYSAVSGFALNNIMASIGEDGAKSQINAASLTGQINIDGIYGRMENAAANIVNVPLDMQEIMADWQFKNNILSLNGQMLVKDQSNQARFKPLKATNINAELNDNIFYALMDINEPSTNIKIADVDLMHSLSNADGRALFSLNDIKFDDKFQPELLTDMVLGVVANVNGVVEGNGQINWNSDGVLSNGRFKTDNMSLAAAFGPVEALQGEVIFDDLLNLESRPGQILKLGSVNPGIEALNGLIKYQLKADQTVVIEGGSWPFAGGTLILEPTVWDLSAKRARHLNFTVRGVDAALFLQQFELSNLSATGKFNGNLPMVFDASGGRIVGGQLESDENGGTIAYLGALSYEDLSPYANYAFEMLKSLKYDNLTIGMNGDLAGEIITVVNFTGLKQGDGAKTNFITRQIAKIPIIFKMRIEAEFLQLFSSVRGFYDPEPLTAANMRAILEKQKELEEIEKAKEGEEKNEQSVQQNESGDGL
- the pyrF gene encoding orotidine-5'-phosphate decarboxylase → MSNPIYLAIDTPYLDNAQALANSAKNHIGGIKLGLEFFCANGHHGVHEMGKIGLPIFLDLKLHDIPNTVAKAVQSLNMLSAAILTVHASGGRAMMEDAKAAAGSNIKVVGVTVLTSMDDHDLNRVGVEDNPHDQVRRLADLASEAGLDGIVCSGQEVKTAHQRWKDGFFVVPGLRPAGSAVGDQKRIVTPRQARDDGASILVIGRPISAAENPDEAARAIVGSL
- the trpB gene encoding tryptophan synthase subunit beta — its product is MTETTPNSFKNQPDERGHFGQFGGRYVAETLMPLILDLEREYRAAQSDPAFAAQFDDLLANYVGRPSPLYYAEGLTEALRMDAPTGKGAQIWFKRDELNHTGAHKINNCVGQILLAMRMGKTRIIAETGAGQHGVATATVCARFGLPCTIFMGATDVSRQQPNVFRMKLLGAEVVPVTSGAATLKDAMNEALRHWVAHVHDTFYIIGTAAGPHPYPELVRDFQSVIGKEARAQMLSRINRLPDLLVAAIGGGSNAIGLFHPFLDDKDVDMLGIEAAGHGLDKQHAASLAGGKPGILHGNKTYLLQDDDGQIAEAHSISAGLDYPGIGPEHSWLKESGRVRYDSVTDKEALDAFQLLCRTEGIIPALEPSHAIAAVAREAVKMDKDKIILANLCGRGDKDIFTVAEALGTKI
- the purB gene encoding adenylosuccinate lyase, with protein sequence MVPRYSRPEMSAIWEPESKFQIWFEIEAHATDALADLGVVPKAAAKAIWERGKFEVERIDAIEAEVKHDVIAFLTNVAEHVGDEARFMHQGMTSSDVLDTCLSVQLVRATDILLDDMDKLLASIKKRAEEHKYTPTIGRSHGIHAEPVTFGLKLAQAYAEFARGKERLIAARKEIATCAISGAVGTFANIDPRVEAYVAEKMGLDIEPVSTQVIPRDRHAAYFAALAIIASSIERLATEVRHLQRTEVLEAEEYFSPGQKGSSAMPHKRNPILTENLTGLARMVRSYCLPAMENVALWHERDISHSSVERYIGPDATITLDFALARLTGVIEKLLIYPERMQKNLDRMGGLVHSQRVLLALTQAGISREDAYRIVQRNAMKVWESDGQLSLLSLLQNDADVSAKMSAEEIAERFNLDYHFKHVDTIFARVFGK
- a CDS encoding YnbE family lipoprotein — protein: MNKFVRKGRMRDSVLRNVKITFLSISLLSLTNCVQIAAPDKPIVIELNIKIEQSVVLRIDGAVKQAIEENAGIF
- the accD gene encoding acetyl-CoA carboxylase, carboxyltransferase subunit beta, whose translation is MSWIDKVRNSMPFITKRETADTLWHKCKKCSSMIFLKEFVENQSVCPKCDHHGRIGAAERFAAIFDDTNWTLIKPPVVALDPLKFKDTKKYVDRLKAAKHQTDADDAMTSAKGTIDGQDVVISVQDFAFMGGSMGMSVGQSFIDAVHAAIKANCPYVIFTAAGGARMQEGILSLMQMPRSTVAIDMLRDAGLPYIVVLTDPTTGGVTASYAMLGDVQIAEPDALIGFAGQRVIEQTIREKLPNGFQRAEYLLDHGMIDMVTHRHEMKATLSKIIDYLMAAKKAA